Within Bradymonas sediminis, the genomic segment CCTGTTGATCTCGGCGTAGCGCTAACCTAAACACTTTGCTTTATCTGCCTATCTTAGGCAGACAAAATGGAGCCACGGCAGCGTAGACACCCGACGCCTCCCTCTTGAGCCAGCTTGAGCCACAATAAAATGATCAAACACCACCGCCTGCACCCACTCAAACACCGCCGCCCCGCCATCCTTCGAGCACTCGTGCTGCTCGCCGCCATGGGGCTGGCAATGCTGCTGCGCCCCGCCCCCGCCCAGGCCTCCGAGGGCTACGCCCAGACCTGGGGCGGGCTGATGCTCGCCAATTCAAACGACTCCAAGCCCGGCGGGCAATGGGGCGCGGGCGCCCAATTTGGGTTCGCGGCCGGCATCACCGACTTCTGGAGCATCGTGGGCGGGGTCGAGACCAGCTATCACCTCGCCACGACGAGCGACGACGACCCGCCCGAGGACATCCCCGGCATGCAGGTGCTCGGGCTCTTCGCCGGCTTTCGCTATAACGTCGACATCTTCAAATATGTCCCCTACGTCGGCCTGGCCATCGAGAATTTCCCCCTCGGCCCGCGCCCACCGTCGGCGACCACCGCCTCGCGCATCGGCGCAAAGCTAAGCGTCGGCCTGGATTGGCGCGTCAACCGCGACTACTCATTCGGCGCGCTGGTCGAGCTTCACTCCGCCCTGGACGCCCCGGCTGACTTCCCGATCTATTCAACCGTCGGGGTGAATCTCTCGTACCATTTTCGGCTCTAGGCCGCCGTGCCCGGGAGCGGCGCGCGGATGCGCCCGCTGTGGTTGCCGCCTTCGTATTTGCGCGATACCTTGTGTCCACACAAATACGATATCCGCGCCAACCCTCTACTTGCCCCCCGCGAGAGATCCCGATGAGCGATTCAAAAAAGACCGCAAAGCCAAAGTCGTCATCAA encodes:
- a CDS encoding outer membrane beta-barrel protein, with protein sequence MSHNKMIKHHRLHPLKHRRPAILRALVLLAAMGLAMLLRPAPAQASEGYAQTWGGLMLANSNDSKPGGQWGAGAQFGFAAGITDFWSIVGGVETSYHLATTSDDDPPEDIPGMQVLGLFAGFRYNVDIFKYVPYVGLAIENFPLGPRPPSATTASRIGAKLSVGLDWRVNRDYSFGALVELHSALDAPADFPIYSTVGVNLSYHFRL